A window of Anaerolineae bacterium genomic DNA:
CTTCCTGCACGGTGGCGCCGTCATGTACCTGCAGTTCGAACGGCCTGCCGCCGGCGGCATCCGGGCGGAACTTATCCAGCGTTGCAAACAACTTCACCGTCAGACGCATCGCATCCTCACCCACATCCCGATAACGATATTATGGACAGCGCACGATATCTTGTGCCCAGAGACAATCGGCACAGGACGGGTTCCACCCCCAACATCCCTCGTTGCGCTCCCGCAGGTCGCAGGTCTCCCGCAGATCGCAGTCCGGGCAGGAGGGGAAATGAAAGCTCCGCACCTCACTCCGGAAGCGCACGTAGGTCTCGGACATCCATATATCTGCCAGAGGGCTTTCGCCGGCATTGCCCAGCACATACCGGCTCACATACTTCTTCCGACCATCTATGGCGTAATAGCTGTACGTATGGGACAGGGCATAGCAAGGCGAGACGCCCCCATCCCACCCGATAACCATGGCCCGGTCGTTGATGAAGCGGCACCGCCGCTCGGCACCCCAATGCATGCGCGGCAGTTCCAGCGTGCCCCACATGACCCAGGCATCGGCTTTCACGGGCCAGCCGCCGGCATTGAACGGCGGCCGAGGCTCATAGCCGTACAGCACTTCCTCGCGCATCTCCTCGGTATAGGGCAGGACATTGCTGACCAGCACCCGCGCTGCGCCCATCCGCGAGGCCAGGCCGGTCAGCTCCGCCAGCTCCCCCACGTTGCTCCGCAGGGCGACGAACTCAAACCCCACCGCCGGCGTGAGGTATCCCAGGCGGCTCTTCGCCTCGTTCAACTGGCGGACGTTGTCCAGCACCCGCGCCAGCATGGCGCCGCGGATGCCGGCATAGGTCTCTGGCCGCACGCCATCCACCGACACCACCAGCCGGTCCACTCCTAGCCTCACCAGCTCTTCCGCCATATGGGCATCCAGCAGGAGGCCGTTGGTGCCGACCGTGACCGCAACGCCGCGCTCCCGCACTTTTGCTATCATATCCAGAATGTGCGGATGCGTCAAGGGTTCGCCGAAGCCGGTGA
This region includes:
- a CDS encoding tungsten cofactor oxidoreductase radical SAM maturase, which codes for MPIVRSDEEGRLILPGEFLARRHIPPQSEYWLDERDGDIILHPRRPDVRKLYIEPTTGCNLQCRTCIRNVWEDPISLMPMELFETIVRGMEGLPELQRVIFTGFGEPLTHPHILDMIAKVRERGVAVTVGTNGLLLDAHMAEELVRLGVDRLVVSVDGVRPETYAGIRGAMLARVLDNVRQLNEAKSRLGYLTPAVGFEFVALRSNVGELAELTGLASRMGAARVLVSNVLPYTEEMREEVLYGYEPRPPFNAGGWPVKADAWVMWGTLELPRMHWGAERRCRFINDRAMVIGWDGGVSPCYALSHTYSYYAIDGRKKYVSRYVLGNAGESPLADIWMSETYVRFRSEVRSFHFPSCPDCDLRETCDLRERNEGCWGWNPSCADCLWAQDIVRCP